One stretch of Clavibacter californiensis DNA includes these proteins:
- the rsfS gene encoding ribosome silencing factor, which translates to MTASPRALDLLKVAALAADSKQAIDLVALDVSGPLPLTDVFLIASARNERNAQAVADEIEDKMIEAGAKPLRREGKSEGRWILLDFGDVVAHVFTEEDRMYYSLERLWKDCPVVALEIEPTASAS; encoded by the coding sequence GTGACCGCTTCTCCCCGCGCCCTCGACCTGCTCAAGGTCGCCGCCCTCGCTGCCGACTCCAAGCAGGCCATCGACCTGGTCGCGCTCGACGTCTCCGGGCCCCTGCCCCTCACCGACGTCTTCCTCATCGCCTCGGCCCGCAACGAGCGGAACGCGCAGGCGGTCGCCGACGAGATCGAGGACAAGATGATCGAGGCCGGCGCCAAGCCGCTGCGCCGCGAGGGGAAGAGCGAGGGCCGCTGGATCCTCCTCGACTTCGGCGACGTCGTCGCCCACGTCTTCACCGAGGAGGACCGCATGTACTACTCGCTGGAGCGCCTCTGGAAGGACTGCCCCGTCGTCGCCCTCGAGATCGAGCCGACGGCCTCCGCATCCTGA
- a CDS encoding glutamate-5-semialdehyde dehydrogenase, producing the protein MPSNAPIAPTVATEALPADELERILEAARTASISLAASTSVQRDTALDAVAAALVAGADRIVAANAEDLAAGRDAGLAAGLLDRLTLDGRRVASLSDAVTGIRGLDDPLGHVVRGRTLPNGLLLSQVRVPFGVVGAIYEARPNVTVDIAALALKSGNAVVLRGGSAALRTNAVLVDVMRAALERVDLPADAVQTVDAHGRAGAARLMRARGLVDVLVPRGSAELIRTVVEESTVPVIETGAGVVHVYLDASADARMSVDIAVDAKVSRPSVCNAMETLLVHRDAAPRVLPAVLDALRDRGVTVHGDAAVHELWPDAVPATDEDWAAEYLSLDLAVRVVDSVEDAVAHIARWSTHHTESIVTSDLAVAERFLAAVDSAVVMVNASTRFTDGSEFGFGAEVGISTQKLHARGPMGLQELTSTKWIVRGSGQVRG; encoded by the coding sequence ATGCCCTCGAACGCGCCCATCGCCCCGACCGTCGCCACCGAGGCCCTCCCCGCCGACGAGCTCGAGCGGATCCTCGAGGCCGCCCGCACCGCATCCATCTCCCTCGCCGCCAGCACCTCCGTCCAGCGCGACACGGCGCTCGACGCCGTCGCGGCCGCGCTCGTCGCCGGAGCCGACCGCATCGTCGCGGCCAACGCCGAGGACCTCGCCGCGGGCCGGGACGCCGGGCTGGCAGCTGGCCTCCTCGACCGGCTGACGCTCGACGGCCGGCGCGTGGCGTCCCTGTCCGACGCCGTCACCGGGATCCGCGGGCTCGACGACCCGCTGGGCCACGTCGTCCGCGGCCGCACGCTCCCGAACGGCCTGCTGCTCTCCCAGGTGCGCGTCCCCTTCGGCGTGGTCGGCGCGATCTACGAGGCCCGGCCCAACGTCACGGTCGACATCGCCGCGCTCGCGCTGAAGAGCGGCAACGCCGTCGTGCTGCGCGGCGGATCGGCGGCGCTGCGCACCAACGCCGTCCTCGTCGACGTCATGCGCGCCGCCCTCGAGCGCGTCGACCTCCCCGCGGACGCGGTGCAGACCGTCGACGCGCACGGCCGCGCGGGCGCCGCCCGGCTCATGCGGGCACGCGGCCTCGTCGACGTGCTCGTGCCGCGCGGATCCGCCGAGCTCATCCGCACCGTCGTCGAGGAGTCGACCGTGCCGGTCATCGAGACCGGCGCCGGCGTCGTGCACGTCTACCTCGACGCGTCGGCCGACGCGCGCATGTCCGTCGACATCGCGGTCGACGCCAAGGTCAGCCGCCCGAGCGTGTGCAACGCGATGGAGACGCTGCTGGTGCACCGCGACGCCGCCCCCCGGGTCCTCCCCGCCGTGCTCGACGCCCTCCGCGACCGGGGCGTGACGGTGCACGGCGACGCCGCCGTGCACGAGCTCTGGCCGGACGCCGTCCCCGCCACGGACGAGGACTGGGCAGCCGAGTACCTCTCGCTCGACCTCGCGGTGCGCGTCGTCGACTCCGTGGAGGACGCGGTCGCCCACATCGCCCGCTGGTCGACGCACCACACCGAGTCCATCGTCACGTCCGACCTCGCCGTCGCCGAGCGCTTCCTCGCCGCCGTGGACTCGGCCGTCGTGATGGTCAACGCGTCCACGCGCTTCACCGACGGATCCGAGTTCGGCTTCGGCGCCGAGGTCGGCATCTCCACCCAGAAGCTGCACGCGCGGGGTCCGATGGGCCTGCAGGAGCTCACCAGCACCAAGTGGATCGTGCGGGGGAGCGGGCAGGTCCGCGGCTGA
- a CDS encoding DeoR/GlpR family DNA-binding transcription regulator: MYAEERQDRVVALLERTGRVAVLGLARDFDVTTETVRRDLAQLESRGVLRRVHGGAVRADRSTRAEESLDTRGSRNTAAKARIADAAMAFLPASFEGSIALDAGTTTGLVAERVAAWRPDVPGRTLVVVTHSMAVAQTVTRNPAVEVQLLGGRVRGITSAAVGPATLGQLARLRPDIAFIGANGIHAEFGLSTPDEEEAAVKTALTRGSRRAVALVDASKAGEEALVGFASLEDLDALVTDEAPDGPLAAALAAAEVEVMVA, encoded by the coding sequence ATGTACGCCGAAGAGCGCCAGGACAGGGTGGTCGCCCTCCTCGAGCGCACCGGCCGCGTCGCGGTCCTCGGCCTGGCCCGCGACTTCGACGTGACCACCGAGACCGTGCGCCGGGATCTGGCGCAGCTCGAGAGCCGCGGCGTGCTCCGCCGGGTGCACGGCGGCGCCGTCCGGGCTGACCGGTCCACGCGCGCCGAGGAGAGCCTGGACACGCGCGGCTCCCGCAACACGGCGGCGAAGGCGCGCATCGCCGACGCGGCCATGGCCTTCCTGCCCGCGAGCTTCGAAGGATCCATCGCGCTCGACGCGGGCACCACCACGGGCCTCGTCGCGGAGCGCGTCGCCGCCTGGCGGCCCGACGTCCCCGGCCGCACGCTCGTGGTCGTCACGCACTCCATGGCCGTCGCGCAGACGGTCACCCGCAATCCCGCCGTCGAGGTGCAGCTGCTCGGCGGCCGCGTCCGAGGCATCACGAGCGCGGCCGTCGGCCCCGCGACCCTCGGCCAGCTCGCGCGGCTGCGACCCGACATCGCCTTCATCGGCGCCAACGGGATCCACGCCGAGTTCGGCCTGAGCACACCCGATGAGGAGGAGGCGGCCGTGAAGACCGCGTTGACCCGAGGATCCCGACGCGCCGTGGCGCTCGTCGACGCGTCGAAGGCGGGGGAGGAGGCGCTCGTCGGCTTCGCCTCACTCGAGGACCTCGACGCGCTCGTGACCGACGAGGCGCCCGACGGACCGCTGGCCGCGGCGCTGGCGGCCGCCGAGGTGGAGGTGATGGTCGCGTGA
- a CDS encoding SGNH/GDSL hydrolase family protein codes for MTALLLIATGCTAPDVVQPTAPAAPLRVVSLGDSYSTGTGPAEPLPGDAGVCGRTVASSVRVAAAAVGADLVDAACDGASTADLVDPRERGGQTVPAQLDALADGADVVLVRLGGNDLGFPALVGGCLARDPDGPVAAGPTTCVDALAPAGGSDAVRARIDGEVATRLAEAFARIRAAAPDARIVALGYLTVLGDPDALPAEGCLRATASSAVNGQVLLADRDAVWLAGIQRELDGAIARAAADADARFVDQETPTVAHGACAGDAGDPYVAGLGGSAGDVPLHPNAAGLAWESGAIADVLREEGAALGR; via the coding sequence GTGACGGCCCTGCTCCTGATCGCGACCGGCTGCACCGCACCGGATGTCGTCCAGCCGACGGCTCCCGCCGCCCCGCTCCGGGTGGTCTCCCTCGGTGACTCCTACTCCACGGGCACGGGACCAGCCGAGCCGCTGCCCGGCGATGCGGGGGTGTGCGGGCGCACCGTGGCCTCGTCCGTCCGGGTCGCGGCGGCCGCGGTCGGTGCGGATCTCGTCGACGCGGCCTGCGACGGCGCCAGCACCGCGGACCTCGTCGACCCGCGCGAGCGCGGCGGACAGACGGTGCCCGCGCAGCTGGACGCCCTCGCCGACGGGGCCGATGTGGTCCTCGTGCGCCTCGGGGGCAACGACCTCGGCTTCCCCGCCCTCGTCGGCGGGTGCCTCGCCCGGGATCCTGACGGGCCCGTGGCCGCCGGGCCGACGACGTGCGTGGACGCGCTCGCGCCCGCGGGCGGGTCCGACGCCGTCCGCGCCCGCATCGACGGCGAGGTGGCGACGCGTCTCGCCGAGGCCTTCGCGCGGATCCGCGCCGCGGCACCGGACGCACGCATCGTCGCGCTCGGCTACCTGACCGTGCTCGGCGACCCGGATGCGCTCCCGGCCGAGGGCTGCCTACGCGCCACGGCGTCGTCGGCGGTCAACGGACAGGTGCTCCTCGCCGACCGGGACGCGGTGTGGCTGGCGGGGATCCAGCGCGAGCTCGACGGGGCGATCGCGCGGGCGGCCGCCGACGCCGACGCGCGATTCGTGGACCAGGAGACGCCGACGGTCGCGCACGGCGCCTGCGCGGGCGATGCCGGGGATCCGTACGTCGCAGGGCTCGGCGGCAGCGCGGGAGACGTGCCGCTCCATCCGAACGCCGCGGGGCTCGCCTGGGAGTCGGGTGCCATCGCAGACGTGCTGCGCGAGGAGGGGGCGGCGCTCGGCCGCTGA
- a CDS encoding TFIIB-type zinc ribbon-containing protein translates to MKCPDDSATLVMSERAGVEIDYCPDCRGVWLHRGELDKILDRAEQEMRSAPAAASPVPPAAPLGGYPDPGRDDRRRDDDGRRDRRLDDDRDRSYGSRIDGYGDRGGSGHPAVGGYEQSGGYGGKRRKKESWLSELFD, encoded by the coding sequence ATGAAGTGCCCTGACGACTCCGCCACCCTCGTGATGAGCGAGCGCGCCGGCGTCGAGATCGACTACTGCCCCGACTGCCGGGGCGTGTGGCTCCACCGCGGCGAGCTCGACAAGATCCTCGATCGCGCGGAGCAGGAGATGCGGTCCGCCCCGGCGGCCGCGTCGCCCGTGCCACCGGCGGCGCCGCTCGGCGGGTATCCGGACCCGGGTCGCGACGACCGGCGCCGGGATGACGACGGCCGGCGCGACCGTCGCCTGGACGACGACCGCGATCGCTCGTACGGATCCCGGATCGACGGATACGGCGACCGCGGCGGCTCCGGCCATCCGGCGGTCGGCGGCTACGAGCAGAGCGGCGGGTACGGCGGGAAGCGCCGCAAGAAGGAGAGCTGGCTCAGCGAGCTGTTCGACTGA
- the nadD gene encoding nicotinate-nucleotide adenylyltransferase, giving the protein MTTAAAPRLRIGVMGGTFDPIHNGHLVAASEVQQHLQLDEVIFVPTGQPWQKQTVTDGEHRYLMTVIATAANPRFTVSRVDIDRAGTTYTIDTLRDIRRTHPDAELFFITGADAIQQILGWKDVAELWDLAHFVAVTRPGHDLTESGLPHADVRLLEVPALAISSTDCRARVGRGFPVWYLVPDGVVQYISKHHLYRSPQ; this is encoded by the coding sequence ATGACGACGGCCGCCGCCCCGCGCCTCCGCATCGGGGTCATGGGCGGCACGTTCGACCCCATCCACAACGGCCACCTCGTCGCCGCGAGCGAGGTGCAGCAGCACCTCCAGCTCGACGAGGTGATCTTCGTCCCCACCGGCCAGCCGTGGCAGAAGCAGACCGTCACGGACGGTGAGCACCGCTACCTGATGACGGTGATCGCGACCGCGGCCAACCCGCGCTTCACCGTCAGCCGCGTCGACATCGACCGCGCGGGCACCACGTACACGATCGACACGCTCCGCGACATCCGGCGCACCCACCCGGACGCGGAGCTGTTCTTCATCACGGGAGCGGACGCCATCCAGCAGATCCTGGGCTGGAAGGACGTCGCCGAGCTGTGGGACCTGGCGCACTTCGTCGCCGTCACCCGGCCCGGGCACGACCTGACCGAGAGCGGCCTCCCGCACGCCGACGTAAGATTGCTGGAGGTGCCGGCGCTGGCGATCTCCTCGACCGACTGCCGAGCCCGTGTCGGTCGGGGCTTCCCCGTGTGGTACCTCGTCCCCGACGGAGTCGTCCAGTACATCTCCAAGCACCACCTGTATCGGAGCCCGCAATGA
- the proB gene encoding glutamate 5-kinase translates to MGTASRAGIASARRIVVKVGSSSISGDNAGQIAPLVDAIASVHARGAEVVLVSSGAIATGMPFLRLDDRPADLATQQAAAAVGQSVLIFRYQESLDRYGIVAGQVLLTAGDLAAPDHRENAQRAMERLLGLRLLPIVNENDTVATHEIRFGDNDRLAALVARLVGADLLLLLSDVDALYTRPPEEPGARRIEHVGFGDELDGVEIGSTGTGVGTGGAVTKVAAARLAAEAGTGVLLTSTAQVRSALAGEHVGTWFAPRG, encoded by the coding sequence GTGGGGACGGCCTCCCGCGCGGGCATCGCGTCCGCGCGGCGCATCGTCGTGAAGGTCGGATCGTCGTCCATCAGCGGGGACAACGCCGGGCAGATCGCACCGCTCGTGGACGCCATCGCTTCCGTGCACGCGCGGGGTGCTGAGGTCGTCCTCGTGTCCTCCGGCGCCATCGCCACGGGGATGCCCTTCCTCCGGCTCGACGACCGCCCGGCCGACCTCGCCACCCAGCAGGCCGCGGCCGCGGTCGGCCAGAGCGTGCTGATCTTCCGCTACCAGGAGAGCCTCGACCGCTACGGCATAGTCGCGGGCCAGGTGCTCCTCACAGCCGGCGACCTCGCCGCACCCGACCACCGGGAGAACGCGCAGCGCGCCATGGAGCGGCTGCTCGGCCTCCGCCTGCTGCCCATCGTCAACGAGAACGACACCGTCGCCACGCACGAGATCCGCTTCGGCGACAACGACCGGCTGGCAGCGCTCGTCGCCCGACTGGTTGGCGCCGACCTGCTGCTCCTCCTCTCGGACGTGGACGCCCTCTACACGCGACCGCCGGAGGAGCCGGGCGCCCGCCGCATCGAGCACGTGGGGTTCGGCGACGAGCTCGACGGCGTCGAGATCGGCAGCACCGGCACGGGAGTCGGCACCGGGGGAGCGGTGACCAAGGTCGCCGCCGCGCGCCTCGCCGCCGAGGCCGGCACCGGGGTGCTCCTCACGTCGACCGCGCAGGTCCGCTCGGCCCTCGCCGGCGAGCACGTCGGCACCTGGTTCGCGCCCCGCGGCTGA